ATATTTTTAGCTCTTTTAACTTTTAAAAGTGCATTATTTACTGCCTGTTGTTGATCTCTTTTAGTAATCCAGTGGTGATAAGTTTGAGTATGCAAACTAACAGAGTGTCCCATCATTCTGGCGGCCACAGTATCAGGTAAATCATAAAAAATTGTTCTTACTGCCCAAGCATGCCTTAGATCATAAGGTTTTATTTGTAAAGAGTAACGCTTAAACTGGTCTGTAATTTTTTTTCCGATATTCTGTAAGGTTGTAATTTTAAGGTCTCTATTAATATTTGGTAGAAGTTCTGGATTTTCACCAAGTTTTGATAATTCGAACTTTTCAACCCATTCAGGATGAAATGGCCAAACTTGATGTTCCCCAGTTTTAGTCGTAGGTAAAACTCTAATAATTTTGTCCCCAAAATTAGTAAGAGAACTTAAATCACAAAAAAATACTTCATGATTCCTTAATCCATATGTAGCCATTAGACCAAAAACAAATTTCCAAGACTTGTTTGGGATCTTCTCCCACATTTTCTCTATTAATTCGTCTTTTGGTAAATCTCTAAATCCTGCTTTGTTCAGACCATATCCTCTAGAATTTAATTTCCAATCTTCTGGTAGTTTAATGTCCAAAAACTTAGCCAATACACTTAAAGAAGTAGCGCATTGTTTCCTACTTCTGCTACCTTCCTTATAAC
This is a stretch of genomic DNA from Prochlorococcus marinus XMU1412. It encodes these proteins:
- a CDS encoding site-specific integrase, which translates into the protein MNVIQEINNVNDKFATQGSKLKIEKRGDKLNIRGSLPTKEDNNNFKIQRISLGLKADISGLEEAQKKLQLINLQLELNQFDWINWIGKPYKKEIKDGFEFPKRLNQFEEFFFKENKSDFRTSTRKTTWRSSYKPYMKRILNIYNDYENEALERIFQKTLESYKEGSRSRKQCATSLSVLAKFLDIKLPEDWKLNSRGYGLNKAGFRDLPKDELIEKMWEKIPNKSWKFVFGLMATYGLRNHEVFFCDLSSLTNFGDKIIRVLPTTKTGEHQVWPFHPEWVEKFELSKLGENPELLPNINRDLKITTLQNIGKKITDQFKRYSLQIKPYDLRHAWAVRTIFYDLPDTVAARMMGHSVSLHTQTYHHWITKRDQQQAVNNALLKVKRAKNI